In the genome of Magnolia sinica isolate HGM2019 chromosome 2, MsV1, whole genome shotgun sequence, one region contains:
- the LOC131232672 gene encoding protein CELLULOSE SYNTHASE INTERACTIVE 1-like produces the protein MKMSLRDRGNMEDADGTLASVAQCIEQLRRSSSSVQEKENSLKQLLDLINSRDNAFSAVGSHSQAVPILVSLLRSGSLGVKIQAATVLGSLCREDELRVKVLLGGCIPTLLALLKSSSTEAQIAAAKAIYAVSQGGAKDHVGSKIFSTERVVPVLWEQLQDGLKVENLVGNLLTGALRNLSSSTEGFWPATIEAGGVDILVKLLASGESSTKANVCFLLACVMMEDAFVCSKVLSAGATKQLLKLLVTGNEASVRAEAAGALRSLSAQCKEARREIASSNGIPALINATIAPSKEFMQGEHAQALQENAMCALANISGGLSYVISSLGESLNSCTSHAQIADTLGALASALMIYDSKAESIRPSDPSIIEQILVKQFKPRLPFLVQERTIEALASLYGNAILSRKLTSPDAKLLLVGLITMATDEVQVELMRSLLILCNSEGSLWRALQGREGVQLLISLLGLSSEQQQECAVALLCLLCNENDESKWAITAAGGIPPLVQILETGSAKAKEDSAIILGNLCNHSEDIRACVESADAVPALLWLLKNGSVNGKEIAAKTLNHLIHKSDTGTISQLTALLTSDLPESKVYILDALRSLLAVAPISDILHEGSAANDAFETMIKILSSTKEETQAKSASALAGLFACRKDLRESSISAKALLPAIKLLNVDSEMILTESSRCLAAIFLSIKENREVASIAGDAYSALVVLSNSVLEVAEQATRALANLLLDGEISERAVPEEIILPVTRVLRDGTIDGRTHAAAAIARILHCRSVDHALSDTVNHAGTVLALISLLESASVETAATSEALDALVQLSRSKGTNGHVKPAWAVLAEYPHTILPLVSCVASATPLLQDKAIEILSRLCQDQSVALGNTIASTSGCMSSITRRVISSKHMKVKVGGAALLICAGKEHHQKVVEELNVSNMSFHLIQSLVEMLASTHSHFRGEHGDNANKEISIYRHPAEKDENGETESATSVIRSNTVAIWLLSMLARHDSRSKVAIMEAGAIEVLTDKIAQYTSRATQGDSEEDSSIWVYALLLAVMFQDRDIIRAHATMRTIPVLANMLKSEESAARYFAAQAVASLVCNGSRGTLLAVANSGAAGGLISLLGCADADISNLLELSEEFALARYPEQVALERLFRVEDIRAGATARKAIPALVDLLKPIPDRPGAPLLALGLLTQLAKDSSPNKLVMVEAGALEALTKYLSLGPQDTTEEAATDLLGILFSSAEIRRHESAYGAVNQLVAVLRLGGRNSRYSAAKALESLFSSDHIRNGETARQAIQPLVEILNTGLEREQHAAIAALVRLLHENPSRALSVADVEMNAVDVLCRILSSNCSMELKGDAAELCCVLFGNTGIRSTMAAAHCVEPLVSLLVSEFSPAQHSVVRALDKLLDDEQLAELVAAHGAVIPLGGLLFDRNYTLHESVTRALVKLGKDRPACKMDMVKAGVIESILEILHEAPNFLCAAFAELLRILTNNASIAKSSSAAKVVDPLFLLLTRPEFGPDGQHSALQVLVNIFELPQCRAEHSLTPQQAIEPLIALLDSPTQAVQQLAAELLSHLLMEDHLQKHAITQQAIGPLIHVIGSGNHILQQRAIKAMVSIALAWPSAIAKQGGVYELSKVILQTDPPLPHALWESAASVLSSILQFSSEYHLEVPVAVLVRLLRSGTESTVVGSLNALLVLESDDATSAEAMAESGAIEALLELLKCHQCEETAARLLEALLNNVKIRETKAAKSVISPLSQYLLDPQTQAQQPRLLATLALGDLFQNEGLARSTDAVSACRALVNVLEDQPTEEMKVVAICALQNLVMYSRSNRRAVAEAGGVQVVLDLIGSSDPDTSIQSTMFVKLLFSNNTIQEYASSETVRAITAAIEKDLWATGTVNEEYLKALNALFSNFPRLRAAEPATLSIPHLVTSLKTGTEATQEAALDSLYLLRQAWSACPAEVSKAQSVAAADAIPLLQYLIQSGPPRFQEKAEHLLQCLPGTLMVIIKRGNNLKQSVGNPSVYCKLTLGSTPPRQTKIVSTGPTPEWDESFAWEFDSPPKGQKLHISCKNKSKIGKSKFGKVTIQIDRVVMLGAVAGEYTLLPQSKSGPPRNLEIEFQWSKKANNNLQ, from the exons ATGAAGATGAGTTTGAG GGACCGTGGTAATATGGAGGATGCAGATGGGACACTGGCAAGTGTCGCCCAATGCATTGAGCAGTTGCGTCGGAGTTCTTCATCAGTGCAAGAAAAAGAGAACTCTTTGAAGCAGTtgcttgaccttattaacagccGTGATAATGCTTTCAGTGCGGTTGGATCTCACTCTCAAGCAGTTCCAATACTCGTTTCTCTTCTCAGATCAGGATCACTTGGAGTAAAGATACAGGCTGCAACTGTCTTAGGGTCTTTATGTAGGGAGGATGAACTAAGGGTAAAAGTATTGCTTGGGGGTTGCATCCCAACATTGCTTGCCCTCCTCAAGTCCAGCTCAACGGAAGCTCAAATTGCAGCTGCAAAGGCTATTTATGCTGTTTCTCAAGGTGGGGCAAAGGATCATGTTGGATCAAAGATCTTTTCAACTGAAAGAGTTGTTCCTGTGCTGTGGGAGCAACTACAAGATGGGCTCAAGGTTGAAAACTTGGTTGGTAACCTATTAACAGGAGCTTTGAGAAACCTGTCCAGCAGCACTGAGGGATTTTGGCCTGCAACAATAGAAGCAGGAGGAGTGGATATACTTGTGAAGTTGCTTGCATCTGGAGAGTCGAGCACCAAAGCAAATGTTTGCTTTCTTCTTGCATGTGTGATGATGGAAGATGCATTTGTTTGTTCTAAGGTCTTATCTGCAGGAGCTACCAAACAACTCCTCAAGTTACTGGTAACTGGTAATGAAGCTTCTGTTAGAGCAGAAGCTGCAGGAGCTCTAAGATCTCTTTCTGCTCAGTGTAAAGAAGCAAGGCGGGAGATAGCTAGTTCTAATGGGATCCCTGCTCTGATCAATGCTACTATAGCTCCATCAAAAGAATTCATGCAAGGTGAGCATGCTCAAGCACTTCAGGAAAATGCAATGTGTGCTCTGGCGAATATCTCAGGTGGTCTATCGTATGTCATCTCAAGCCTTGGTGAAAGCCTCAACTCGTGCACATCACATGCGCAGATTGCTGACACATTAGGGGCTTTAGCTTCAGCCCTTATGATATATGACAGCAAAGCAGAATCTATTAGACCATCAGACCCTTCCATTATTGAGCAGATTCTGGTTAAGCAGTTTAAACCAAGGTTACCGTTTCTTGTACAGGAGCGTACAATAGAAGCCCTAGCCAGCTTATATGGGAATGCTATACTCTCAAGGAAACTTACTAGTCCTGATGCAAAGCTCTTGCTTGTTGGGTTGATCACCATGGCCACTGATGAGGTTCAGGTGGAGCTGATGAGATCCCTGCTCATACTTTGCAACAGTGAAGGCAGTCTTTGGCGTGCACTTCAAGGTCGTGAAGGGGTTCAACTGCTAATCTCTCTTCTTGGCCTTTCATCAGAGCAGCAGCAGGAATGTGCAGTTGCACTGCTTTGCCTTTTATGTAATGAAAATGATGAAAGTAAATGGGCTATTACGGCAGCTGGGGGTATACCTCCACTCGTTCAAATTTTGGAAACAGGATCTGCAAAAGCAAAGGAAGATTCTGCAATAATTCTTGGAAATCTCTGTAACCACAGTGAAGATATACGAGCATGTGTTGAAAGTGCTGATGCTGTTCCTGCTTTATTATGGCTTCTTAAAAATGGAAGCGTGAACGGTAAAGAGATTGCAGCAAAGACACTGAATCATCTCATCCATAAGTCCGATACAGGGACCATCAGCCAACTCACTGCTTTGCTAACCAGTGATCTACCTGAGTCTAAAGTTTATATTTTGGATGCACTGAGAAGTCTGCTTGCTGTTGCTCCCATTAGTGATATATTGCATGAAGGAAGCGCCGCCAATGATGCCTTTGAAACAATGATAAAAATTTTGAGCTCTACAAAGGAAGAGACACAAGCTAAGTCAGCGTCAGCTCTTGCAGGACTGTTTGCTTGCCGGAAAGACTTACGAGAAAGCAGCATTTCTGCTAAAGCTCTTTTGCCAGCCATAAAGCTGCTGAATGTGGATTCTGAAATGATCTTAACTGAATCTTCACGCTGTCTTGCTGCTATTTTCCTTTCAATTAAGGAAAATCGGGAAGTAGCCTCTATTGCTGGTGATGCATATTCTGCATTAGTTGTTCTTTCCAACTCAGTTTTAGAAGTTGCAGAACAGGCAACACGGGCTTTGGCTAATCTTCTTTTGGATGGTGAAATCTCAGAGCGAGCTGTTCCTGAAGAGATCATTTTGCCTGTTACAAGGGTGCTGCGTGATGGTACAATTGATGGGAGGACCCATGCTGCAGCAGCAATTGCTCGCATTCTTCATTGTCGCTCTGTTGATCATGCACTCTCTGACACTGTAAATCATGCTGGAACTGTGCTTGCACTAATTTCTCTTCTAGAATCTGCTAGTGTTGAAACTGCTGCCACATCAGAAGCACTTGATGCGCTTGTTCAGTTGTCGAGATCAAAAGGAACTAATGGGCATGTCAAACCGGCATGGGCAGTCCTTGCTGAATACCCCCACACCATACTTCCATTAGTTTCATGTGTAGCTTCTGCAACACCCTTGCTGCAGGACAAAGCTATAGAAATTTTGTCAAGACTCTGCCAAGATCAGTCTGTTGCTCTCGGGAATACTATAGCTAGCACCTCTGGATGTATGTCATCAATCACAAGAAGAGTGATTAGCTCCAAGCATATGAAAGTCAAAGTTGGAGGTGCTGCACTTCTTATTTGTGCTGGGAAAGAGCATCACCAAAAAGTAGTAGAAGAGCTGAATGTATCTAACATGAGCTTCCATCTCATTCAATCTCTTGTTGAAATGCTTGCTTCGACACATTCTCATTTCCGTGGAGAGCATGGGGACAATGCTAACAAGGAAATAAGCATTTACAGGCACCCTGCTGAGAAAGATGAAAATGGTGAAACTGAAAGTGCTACATCAGTGATTCGAAGCAACACTGTGGCAATTTGGCTACTCTCTATGCTTGCACGTCACGATAGCAGAAGTAAAGTTGCTATCATGGAGGCTGGAGCAATTGAAGTTCTCACAGACAAGATTGCACAGTATACATCCCGAGCTACACAG GGTGATTCTGAAGAAGATAGCAGTATATGGGTTTATGCTCTACTTCTCGCTGTTATGTTTCAAGACAGAGATATCATTCGGGCACACGCAACCATGCGTACCATTCCTGTACTTGCAAACATGTTGAAGTCAGAGGAATCAGCGGCTAGATATTTTGCAGCACAAGCAGTAGCCAGTCTGGTCTGTAATGGTAGCCGAGGGACTCTGCTGGCTGTTGCCAATTCAGGGGCAGCCGGTGGGCTCATATCTTTACTTGGCTGTGCTGATGCTGATATATCTAATCTTCTGGAACTGTCAGAGGAGTTTGCATTGGCGCGTTATCCAGAGCAAGTCGCTTTGGAGAGGCTCTTCAGAGTTGAGGACATCAGAGCTGGTGCGACTGCTCGGAAAGCAATACCTGCCCTTGTAGATTTACTCAAACCAATTCCAGATCGACCTGGTGCACCTCTTCTGGCACTAGGGCTCCTGACTCAGCTTGCAAAAGATAGCTCCCCAAACAAGCTTGTAATGGTAGAAGCTGGGGCTCTAGAGGCACTAACCAAGTATCTCTCACTTGGACCGCAAGATACGACAGAAGAAGCAGCCACAGATTTATTAGGGATTCTGTTTAGCAGTGCTGAAATACGGCGACATGAGTCCGCATATGGTGCAGTGAATCAACTTGTGGCAGTTCTACGTCTAGGTGGAAGGAACTCGAGGTACAGCGCAGCTAAAGCATTGGAGAGCTTGTTTTCATCTGACCATATCAGGAATGGAGAAACAGCTCGGCAAGCTATTCAACCACTTGTGGAGATTCTTAACACCGGCTTGGAGAGAGAGCAACATGCTGCTATTGCTGCATTGGTTAGGTTATTGCATGAAAATCCATCAAGAGCCCTTTCTGTTGCAGATGTTGAGATGAATGCAGTGGATGTCCTCTGTCGCATTCTTTCCTCAAATTGTTCAATGGAGCTGAAGGGTGATGCGGCGGAGTTATGTTGTGTCCTTTTCGGGAATACAGGAATTCGCTCTACAATGGCTGCCGCTCATTGTGTGGAGCCTCTGGTGTCTCTACTTGTAAGCGAGTTCAGTCCTGCTCAGCATTCAGTGGTCCGGGCCCTGGATAAGCTATTGGATGATGAGCAATTAGCAGAACTAGTTGCTGCACATGGTGCTGTCATTCCTCTAGGCGGTCTTTTGTTTGATAGAAATTACACACTTCATGAATCTGTTACAAGAGCTCTGGTGAAGTTAGGAAAAGATCGGCCAGCTTGTAAGATGGACATGGTAAAAGCAGGAGTCATTGAAAGCATACTTGAAATTCTCCATGAAGCACCCAATTTTCTCTGTGCCGCGTTCGCAGAATTGCTTCGGATCTTGACCAACAATGCTAGCATAGCTAAGAGTTCGTCTGCAGCTAAAGTGGTAGATCCCCTTTTCCTGCTCTTAACAAGGCCAGAGTTTGGTCCCGACGGACAGCACAGTGCTTTACAAGTTCTTGTTAATATTTTTGAACTTCCACAGTGTCGTGCAGAACATAGCTTAACACCTCAACAGGCTATCGAACCACTTATTGCATTACTGGATTCACCAACTCAAGCAGTGCAGCAGTTGGCAGCTGAACTTCTTTCGCATCTGCTCATGGAAGATCATCTACAGAAGCATGCAATAACACAGCAAGCAATTGGTCCACTGATTCATGTAATTGGATCTGGCAACCACATTCTTCAGCAGAGAGCTATAAAAGCTATGGTGAGCATCGCATTAGCTTGGCCCAGTGCAATCGCAAAACAGGGCGGCGTCTATGAGCTGTCCAAAGTGATATTGCAAACAGACCCTCCATTGCCTCATGCCTTGTGGGAATCTGCTGCATCTGTTTTATCCAGTATTCTGCAGTTTAGTTCCGAATATCATTTGGAGGTTCCAGTTGCAGTACTGGTAAGGTTGCTTCGTTCTGGAACAGAAAGTACAGTTGTTGGTTCATTAAATGCCCTGCTTGTGTTGGAAAGTGATGATGCCACCAGTGCAGAAGCAATGGCTGAGAGTGGTGCTATAGAGGCTCTTTTGGAACTACTCAAGTGTCATCAGTGCGAGGAAACTGCAGCAAGATTGCTAGAAGCATTGCTAAACAATGTGAAGATCAGAGAAACAAAAGCTGCTAAATCTGTGATTTCACCACTATCCCAGTACCTTCTGGATCCTCAGACTCAAGCTCAGCAACCGAGGTTGCTAGCAACTCTTGCTCTTGGCGATCTATTCCAGAATGAGGGACTTGCTCGGTCTACTGATGCCGTTTCAGCATGTCGAGCGCTGGTCAATGTGCTTGAGGATCAACCGACGGAAGAAATGAAAGTTGTTGCAATTTGTGCCTTGCAAAACCTCGTGATGTATAGTCGGTCGAATAGAAGGGCAGTTGCGGAAGCTGGTGGTGTTCAGGTTGTACTGGACCTCATTGGTTCTAGCGATCCTGATACATCAATTCAGTCTACAATGTTTGTTAAGCTTCTCTTCTCTAACAATACCATTCAAGAGTACGCTTCTAGCGAAACAGTGAGAGCTATAACTG CTGCTATTGAGAAGGATTTATGGGCCACAGGAACTGTGAATGAAGAGTACCTGAAAGCTCTAAATGCATTATTTAGCAATTTCCCGCGTTTGAGAGCTGCGGAGCCAGCCACACTCAGTATTCCCCATCTGGTCACGTCACTTAAAACTGGCACCGAGGCAACACAAGAAGCTGCATTAGATTCACTTTACCTTCTAAGGCAAGCATGGTCAGCATGCCCGGCTGAAGTCTCTAAAGCTCAGTCTGTTGCTGCAGCAGATGCAATCCCTTTGCTGCAGTACTTGATTCAATCTGGACCACCTCGCTTTCAGGAGAAGGCAGAACACCTTTTGCAGTGTTTGCCAGGGACACTGATGGTGATAATAAAGCGCGGCAACAATTTGAAGCAATCAGTAGGAAACCCAAGTGTCTACTGCAAGCTCACACTTGGCAGCACTCCACCCCGGCAGACTAAG ATTGTGTCTACGGGTCCTACTCCTGAATGGGATGAAAGCTTTGCGTGGGAATTTGACAGCCCTCCAAAGGGCCAGAAGCTTCACATCTCCTGCAAGAACAAGAGCAAAATCGGAAAG AGCAAGTTCGGTAAAGTGACAATTCAGATCGACCGTGTGGTTATGCTGGGAGCAGTTGCCGGAGAGTACACGCTGCTGCCCCAAAGCAAGAGCGGGCCACCTCGTAACCTGGAAATTGAATTCCAATGGTCGAAAAAAGCAAATAACAACCTCCAATGA